One Amorphoplanes digitatis genomic window carries:
- a CDS encoding acyl-CoA dehydrogenase family protein yields MELTEEQRNFTAALEDFCRREVTTRGETHDPKLYRKMAELGWLGLSLPEEFGGGGAGAVELCLFLETTAKAMAPIGGFATSIIVAAAYERFGTPLQKQVVLKGVAGGSVESIAMSEPEAGSDVANLSCRAERRGDEFVVNGQKTWCSNAHFADRILLVARTSGRPGEHAGLTMFQVPAGAAGLRVSGIDTMGGREVNDLWFTDCVLSADAVVGQVGQGWRQLMAGLNAERLILAAVMLGTAQRAFDDVVAYVKERRQFGRPIGSFQVLRHRLADLATEIECARLLVYDTAAKVDRSPATVLPRESSMAKLKATETARRVTLDAMQMMGGYGYATEYDMERLVRASIVSTVYGGTSEIQREIIAKTYGLAEAATPAG; encoded by the coding sequence GTGGAACTCACTGAGGAACAGCGGAACTTCACGGCGGCGCTGGAGGACTTCTGCCGGCGTGAGGTCACGACGCGAGGCGAGACACACGACCCGAAGCTGTACCGCAAGATGGCCGAACTGGGCTGGCTCGGGCTGTCCCTGCCGGAGGAGTTCGGCGGCGGCGGCGCGGGCGCGGTCGAGCTGTGCCTGTTCCTCGAGACGACCGCGAAGGCGATGGCCCCGATCGGCGGCTTCGCCACGTCGATCATCGTGGCGGCCGCCTATGAGCGCTTCGGCACGCCGCTGCAGAAACAGGTCGTACTGAAGGGGGTGGCCGGCGGCTCCGTCGAGTCGATCGCCATGTCCGAGCCCGAGGCCGGCTCCGACGTGGCCAACCTGAGCTGCCGTGCCGAGCGCCGCGGCGACGAGTTCGTCGTCAACGGCCAGAAGACCTGGTGCTCCAACGCGCACTTCGCCGACCGGATCCTGCTCGTCGCGCGCACCTCGGGCCGGCCGGGCGAGCACGCCGGCCTGACCATGTTCCAGGTGCCGGCGGGCGCGGCCGGGCTGCGCGTCAGCGGCATCGACACCATGGGCGGGCGCGAGGTCAACGACCTCTGGTTCACCGACTGCGTGCTGAGCGCCGACGCCGTCGTCGGGCAGGTCGGCCAGGGCTGGCGGCAGCTGATGGCCGGCCTCAACGCCGAGCGCCTGATCCTGGCCGCGGTCATGCTCGGCACCGCGCAGCGGGCGTTCGACGACGTCGTCGCGTACGTGAAGGAGCGCCGCCAGTTCGGCCGCCCGATCGGATCGTTCCAGGTGCTCCGGCACCGGCTCGCCGACCTGGCCACCGAGATCGAGTGCGCCCGCCTGCTGGTGTACGACACGGCCGCGAAGGTCGACCGCTCCCCCGCGACCGTGCTGCCGCGGGAGAGCTCGATGGCCAAGCTGAAGGCCACCGAGACCGCCCGCCGGGTGACGCTGGACGCGATGCAGATGATGGGCGGCTACGGATACGCCACCGAGTACGACATGGAGCGCCTGGTCCGCGCGTCGATCGTGTCCACCGTGTACGGCGGAACCAGCGAGATCCAACGCGAGATCATCGCCAAGACGTACGGCCTGGCAGAAGCAGCGACTCCGGCGGGGTGA
- a CDS encoding aldehyde dehydrogenase family protein, giving the protein MPDLKAVEVARAAAEWWAGQGAGGRRRHLLAYKSSIAGRIDELAALIRAETGKPTAGALLEVMLAVEHLDWAARNARRVLRRRSVSPGLLALNQAAAVEYVPYGVVGVIGPWNYPVYTPMGSIAHALAAGNAVVFKPSEVTPGVGEWLADRWAELLPDRPVLQVVTGDGETGAALCRSGVDKIAFTGSTATARAVMAACAERLTPVVIEAGGKDALIVTADADLDAAARAAVFGGLGNAGQTCAGVERVYVEQAVHEPFVAALAALMREVTPGAGPDAPYGPMTTPAQPGIIRAHITGALARGARAVVGDAGSVRPPFVDPVLLTGVPEGCAAVTEETFGPVLVVNPVAGAEEAVRRANAGGYGLAGSVFTRHRRRGLALAGRMRVGAVSVNSVLGFAGVPSLPFGGVGDSGFGRVHGADGLREFSRARSVTWQRFRPPIDLMTLRPSASALRVSLAMFHRRHGALSSRSRDRRDA; this is encoded by the coding sequence ATGCCGGATCTGAAGGCGGTGGAGGTGGCCCGGGCGGCCGCGGAGTGGTGGGCCGGGCAGGGGGCCGGCGGTCGCCGTCGCCACCTGCTGGCGTACAAGTCGTCGATCGCGGGCCGCATCGACGAGCTGGCCGCGCTGATCCGGGCCGAGACCGGCAAGCCGACCGCCGGGGCGCTGCTGGAGGTGATGCTCGCCGTCGAGCACCTCGACTGGGCCGCCCGCAACGCCCGGCGCGTGCTGCGCCGGCGATCCGTCTCGCCGGGGCTGCTGGCGCTCAACCAGGCGGCCGCGGTGGAGTACGTCCCGTACGGCGTCGTCGGCGTGATCGGGCCGTGGAACTACCCCGTCTACACGCCGATGGGCTCCATCGCGCACGCGCTCGCCGCGGGCAACGCCGTGGTGTTCAAGCCGAGCGAGGTGACACCCGGCGTCGGCGAGTGGCTGGCGGACCGCTGGGCGGAGCTGCTGCCCGACCGCCCGGTCCTCCAGGTCGTGACCGGCGACGGCGAGACCGGCGCCGCCCTGTGCCGGTCCGGCGTCGACAAGATCGCCTTCACCGGCTCGACGGCGACGGCCCGCGCGGTGATGGCCGCCTGCGCCGAGCGCCTCACCCCGGTCGTCATCGAGGCCGGCGGCAAGGACGCGCTCATCGTCACCGCCGACGCCGACCTGGACGCGGCGGCCCGCGCGGCCGTCTTCGGCGGGCTGGGCAACGCCGGGCAGACCTGCGCCGGCGTCGAGCGCGTCTACGTGGAGCAGGCCGTCCACGAGCCGTTCGTCGCCGCGCTGGCCGCGCTGATGCGCGAGGTGACGCCGGGCGCCGGGCCGGACGCGCCGTACGGACCGATGACCACGCCCGCCCAGCCCGGCATCATCCGCGCGCACATCACCGGCGCGCTGGCCCGCGGCGCCCGTGCCGTGGTCGGCGACGCCGGTTCCGTGCGGCCGCCGTTCGTCGATCCGGTGCTGCTGACCGGCGTGCCGGAGGGCTGCGCCGCGGTGACCGAGGAGACGTTCGGCCCGGTGCTGGTGGTCAACCCGGTTGCCGGCGCCGAGGAGGCGGTGCGCCGGGCCAACGCCGGCGGCTACGGCCTGGCCGGCTCCGTGTTCACCCGGCACCGCCGGCGCGGGCTGGCCCTCGCGGGCCGGATGCGGGTCGGCGCGGTGTCGGTCAACTCGGTGCTCGGCTTCGCGGGCGTGCCGTCACTGCCGTTCGGCGGTGTCGGCGACTCCGGTTTCGGGCGGGTGCACGGCGCCGACGGGCTGCGCGAGTTCAGCCGGGCCCGATCGGTGACCTGGCAACGCTTCCGGCCGCCGATCGACCTGATGACGCTGCGGCCCTCGGCGTCCGCGCTGCGGGTCTCGCTCGCCATGTTCCACCGGCGGCACGGAGCACTCAGCTCCAGATCCCGAGACCGTCGAGATGCTTGA
- a CDS encoding GntR family transcriptional regulator, producing MELKMAQPQLSESVATLLRDRIMSGQLRPGERIRLEEVAQETGLSITPVREALLMLRAEDMVELQPRRGHVVAPLSRQDILDVFGLQGDIAGELAARVAAGITPDQLAELRRQHEKLRRAAQSRQVSRVEQLEFEFHRTINRLAGARKLSWMLRAAMRYTPTRFYAADPEWRSAMVTDHDALLDALEAGDPAAIRPIMARHFTDGAQRLVKHLDGLGIWS from the coding sequence GTGGAACTGAAGATGGCGCAACCTCAGCTGTCCGAGTCGGTCGCGACCCTGCTGCGCGACCGGATCATGTCGGGTCAGCTGCGGCCGGGCGAGCGGATCCGGCTGGAGGAGGTCGCGCAGGAGACCGGGCTGAGCATCACCCCCGTGCGCGAGGCCCTGCTGATGCTGCGCGCGGAGGACATGGTCGAGCTCCAGCCGCGGCGCGGGCACGTGGTCGCCCCGCTGTCCCGGCAGGACATCCTCGACGTGTTCGGCCTCCAGGGCGACATCGCCGGCGAGCTCGCCGCCCGGGTCGCGGCCGGCATCACCCCCGATCAGCTCGCCGAGCTGCGCCGCCAGCACGAGAAGCTGCGGCGGGCCGCGCAGAGCCGGCAGGTCAGCCGGGTCGAGCAGCTCGAGTTCGAGTTCCACCGCACCATCAACCGGCTGGCCGGCGCCCGCAAGCTGTCGTGGATGCTGCGGGCCGCGATGCGCTACACGCCGACCCGCTTCTACGCCGCCGATCCGGAGTGGCGCTCCGCGATGGTCACCGACCATGACGCGCTGCTGGACGCGCTGGAGGCGGGCGATCCGGCAGCGATCCGGCCGATCATGGCCCGGCACTTCACGGACGGCGCCCAGCGCCTGGTCAAGCATCTCGACGGTCTCGGGATCTGGAGCTGA
- a CDS encoding enoyl-CoA hydratase-related protein has protein sequence MSLREATVDGVRTIWFDRPEHRNAMTSAMFRDYYAALAAADADPGVRAIVVTGSGDWFCSGADPEALTALLDGGNRDRMAGELGFDPHLPATLGTPIVAAVNGGAAGLGLVHALYADVRFLAEEARLAAAFSRLGLIAEYGSAWLLPRLIGVGNALDLLVSSRKIDAAEALRIGLVQWVLPRDQVLAAAQAYATDLATNCSPSAMAVIRRQVWSGLETGLAEASADAGPRMVAALGGTDFHEALAARVQGRAPAFGPRSPGL, from the coding sequence ATGAGTTTGCGCGAGGCCACCGTTGACGGCGTACGGACGATCTGGTTCGACCGGCCCGAGCACCGTAACGCGATGACGTCGGCAATGTTCCGGGACTACTACGCGGCGCTGGCCGCGGCCGACGCCGATCCGGGGGTACGGGCCATCGTGGTCACCGGCTCCGGCGACTGGTTCTGCTCCGGCGCCGACCCGGAGGCGCTGACGGCGCTGCTCGACGGCGGCAACCGCGACCGGATGGCCGGCGAGCTCGGCTTCGACCCGCACCTGCCGGCCACGCTGGGCACGCCCATCGTGGCGGCCGTCAACGGCGGCGCGGCCGGCCTCGGCCTGGTGCACGCGCTCTACGCCGACGTGCGCTTCCTGGCCGAGGAGGCCCGCCTGGCCGCGGCGTTCAGCCGGCTCGGCCTGATCGCCGAGTACGGCAGCGCGTGGCTGCTGCCCCGGCTCATCGGCGTCGGCAACGCGCTGGACCTGCTGGTGTCCAGCCGCAAGATCGATGCGGCCGAGGCGCTGCGGATCGGCCTGGTCCAATGGGTCCTGCCCCGCGATCAGGTTCTCGCCGCGGCGCAGGCGTACGCGACCGACCTCGCCACGAACTGCTCGCCCTCGGCGATGGCGGTGATCCGGCGGCAGGTGTGGTCCGGCCTGGAGACCGGCCTCGCCGAGGCGTCCGCCGACGCCGGGCCGCGGATGGTCGCGGCGCTGGGCGGCACCGACTTCCACGAGGCGTTGGCCGCCCGTGTCCAGGGCCGGGCGCCGGCCTTCGGCCCGCGGTCACCGGGGCTCTGA
- a CDS encoding TetR/AcrR family transcriptional regulator has product MEPLLSESLLERAFAEAVEQAGDHDDVTMRLLDAAYEQFCRMGIRRSTMEDVARRAGLSRITAYRRFATKDALVEQVVRREFRRYFDRFLIDIQEAGTVADRVVLGFVSSLQAIRRNPLIGGLMSAEPDVLIPSLVSDGGRTLATVQRFVAGQLRREQQAGNISARVDVEVVAELMTRLSCSFLVTPGGVVDIDDTGQLRAVARRYLVPMLDPPSEPR; this is encoded by the coding sequence ATGGAGCCGCTGCTCTCCGAATCCCTCCTGGAGCGGGCCTTCGCCGAGGCGGTCGAGCAGGCCGGCGACCACGACGACGTGACGATGCGCCTGCTCGACGCGGCGTACGAGCAGTTCTGCCGCATGGGCATCCGGCGCTCGACGATGGAGGACGTCGCCCGCCGCGCCGGGCTCTCGCGGATCACCGCCTACCGCCGCTTCGCCACGAAGGACGCGCTGGTCGAGCAGGTGGTCCGGCGCGAGTTCCGCCGCTACTTCGACCGGTTCCTGATCGACATCCAGGAGGCCGGCACGGTCGCCGACCGGGTGGTGCTCGGCTTCGTCAGCTCGTTGCAGGCGATCCGGCGCAACCCGCTGATCGGCGGCCTGATGAGCGCCGAGCCGGACGTGCTGATCCCGTCGCTGGTCAGCGACGGCGGGCGGACCCTGGCCACCGTGCAGCGCTTCGTCGCCGGTCAGCTGCGCCGGGAGCAGCAGGCCGGCAACATCTCCGCCCGCGTCGACGTCGAGGTGGTCGCCGAGCTGATGACGCGGCTGTCCTGCTCGTTCCTGGTCACGCCCGGCGGTGTCGTCGACATCGACGACACCGGGCAGCTGCGCGCGGTGGCCCGCCGCTACCTGGTGCCGATGCTGGACCCGCCGTCAGAGCCCCGGTGA
- a CDS encoding AMP-dependent synthetase/ligase, whose amino-acid sequence MLSHTNVIYQAQVLEATVAVPDHPSSVAYLPLAHIAERILGVYSPIYRAGHVTICPDPALLIPALRAVAPAVFFGVPRVWEKMAAGLQAHLAAADPAVRDAFGAASALALEAYELRAAGRPVPDDLAARLGQADAAVLRPMRAGLGLHNVEWAGSGAAPIPVEVLRFLAGVGLDVLEVWGMTETTGTATINTPEHFRTGTVGRPNPGMEVRLADDGEIQVRGPLICSGYLRAGGGVEPVTGEDGWLATGDIGTLDDDGFLSITDRKKELIITAGGKNISPALIESHLRAHPLIGHAVAIGDRRPYVTALIVLDEEVAPRWAQAHGIAGTEPADLAAEPRLLAEIQAAVDAANARLSRPEQVKSFRVLPSGWTPESGELTPTLKLRRRVITDRHRDAIEALYDETAGASR is encoded by the coding sequence GTGCTCAGCCACACCAACGTGATCTACCAGGCCCAGGTGCTCGAGGCGACGGTCGCCGTGCCCGACCATCCGTCCTCGGTGGCCTACCTGCCGCTGGCGCACATCGCCGAGCGGATCCTTGGTGTCTACAGCCCGATCTACCGCGCCGGGCACGTGACGATCTGCCCGGACCCCGCCCTGCTGATCCCGGCGCTGCGCGCGGTCGCCCCGGCGGTCTTCTTCGGCGTGCCGCGGGTCTGGGAGAAGATGGCCGCCGGGCTACAGGCCCATCTGGCGGCCGCGGACCCGGCGGTACGCGACGCGTTCGGCGCCGCGAGCGCCCTCGCCCTCGAGGCGTACGAGCTACGCGCCGCCGGCAGGCCGGTGCCCGACGACCTGGCCGCCCGGCTGGGGCAGGCCGACGCCGCCGTGTTGCGGCCCATGCGGGCGGGCCTCGGCCTGCACAACGTGGAGTGGGCCGGCAGCGGCGCCGCGCCGATCCCGGTCGAGGTGCTGCGCTTCCTCGCCGGGGTCGGCCTCGACGTGCTCGAGGTGTGGGGCATGACCGAGACCACCGGCACCGCCACCATCAACACCCCGGAGCACTTCCGCACCGGCACCGTCGGCCGGCCCAACCCCGGCATGGAGGTCCGGCTGGCCGACGACGGCGAGATTCAGGTACGCGGGCCGCTGATCTGCTCCGGCTATCTGCGCGCCGGCGGCGGCGTCGAGCCGGTCACCGGCGAGGACGGCTGGCTGGCCACCGGCGACATCGGCACGCTCGACGACGACGGGTTCCTCAGCATCACCGACCGCAAGAAGGAGCTGATCATCACCGCCGGCGGCAAGAACATCTCCCCGGCGCTGATCGAGAGCCACCTGCGCGCGCACCCGCTGATCGGGCACGCCGTCGCGATCGGGGACCGCCGGCCGTACGTCACCGCGCTGATCGTGCTGGACGAGGAGGTCGCACCGCGGTGGGCGCAGGCGCACGGCATCGCCGGCACCGAGCCGGCGGACCTGGCGGCCGAGCCGCGGCTGCTGGCCGAGATCCAGGCCGCGGTCGACGCCGCCAACGCCCGCCTCTCGCGCCCGGAACAGGTCAAGTCGTTCCGGGTGCTGCCGTCCGGCTGGACGCCGGAGTCGGGCGAGCTCACCCCCACCCTGAAGCTGCGGCGCCGGGTCATCACCGACCGCCACCGGGACGCCATCGAGGCTCTATACGATGAAACAGCCGGTGCATCCAGGTAG